Proteins from one Mercurialis annua linkage group LG7, ddMerAnnu1.2, whole genome shotgun sequence genomic window:
- the LOC126657187 gene encoding uncharacterized protein LOC126657187: protein MADTQNSYYAGEIIENLSLMQDKVVDARCKKFMTEAHIEILLKCQNRKLELEKFSTKIYDRKLEIEKLLKQKQALEIIIQDADTEFDQFVDNLSDRLKFMVNSKRTVNAMYLVKIGKLLRKGAMRYEIDQQLPVEQVQEIKSEIARQFGVSEPVPENGVL from the exons ATGGCCGACACACAAAATTCATATTATGCTGGAGAAATCATTGAAAATCTAAGTCTAATGCAGGACAAAGTTGTGGATGCACGCTGTAAGAAATTTATGACAGAAGCTCATATCGAAATACTCCTCAAATGTCAAAATAGGAAACTCGAGCTGGAGAAATTTTCCACCAAGATTTATGATCGGAAGCTGGAAATCGAAAAGCTGTTAAAGCAGAAGCAAGCTTTGGAAATAATAATTCAAGATGCTGACACAGAATTTGATCAATTCGTGGATAATCTATCCGATAGGTTAAAGTTTATGGTTAATTCGAAAAGGACAGTGAATGCTATGTACCTAGTCAAAATTGGCAAGCTATTGCGTAAGGGAGCAATGCGATATGAAATTGATCAGCAGCTACCGGTTGAGCAAGTCCAAGAGATCAAGAGTGAAATTGCTCGTCAATTTG GGGTGTCGGAGCCGGTGCCGGAGAATGGGGTTCTCTGA
- the LOC126655542 gene encoding protein E6, producing the protein MCSAKKTEVISTQLKSSHFLVKNVFFCFFNYLLIVLISLSLIQARENRFFSKFTHFSTTTKNVVQGTSFSPIEPPAPSPADAPATVEASAPAPAPATASTTADDGVFEEEFEGRNNENKEYQSSNYNGYKFSTQSESHETANYNQRNYNDNNRNYYTANYDNNNGYEANQRYGMSDTRFVEGGKYYYDMKNDNNYYYPANAQVSTQNQINNYDNSEYTDTNEFNTMEDENQELYHEANQEEFLP; encoded by the exons ATGTGTTCAGCAAAGAAAACTGAGG TGATCTCAACCCAACTCAAATCTTCCCATTTTCTTGTAAAAAATGtctttttttgtttcttcaATTACTTACTAATAGTGCTCATATCCTTAAGCCTAATTCAAGCTAGAGAAAACAGGTTCTTTAGCAAGTTCACACATTTTAGCACAACAACAAAAAATGTTGTTCAAGGAACTTCATTTTCACCAATTGAACCACCTGCTCCGTCCCCAGCCGATGCGCCTGCCACCGTAGAAGCATCGGCCCCAGCACCCGCACCCGCCACGGCCTCCACGACCGCGGATGACGGAGTTTTCGAGGAAGAATTTGAAGGTCGAAATAATGAGAATAAAGAGTATCAAAGCAGCAACTACAATGGTTACAAATTTTCTACTCAAAGTGAAAGTCATGAGACAGCTAATTATAATCAGAGAAATTATAATGACAACAATCGTAATTACTACACTGCGAATTACGATAACAATAATGGTTACGAGGCGAATCAACGATACGGAATGAGCGATACGAGATTTGTGGAGGGTGGTAAGTACTATTATGATATGAAGAatgataataattattattatcctGCTAATGCTCAAGTAAGCacccaaaatcaaattaataattatgatAATTCTGAGTACACTGACACAAATGAGTTCAACACAATGGAGGATGAGAATCAGGAGCTATATCATGAAGCGAACCAAGAAGAATTCCTGCCttga